From the genome of Spinacia oleracea cultivar Varoflay chromosome 2, BTI_SOV_V1, whole genome shotgun sequence, one region includes:
- the LOC130467915 gene encoding uncharacterized protein has protein sequence MGSMTIAEYYSKFIALSEFAPEVVATEEIKAQRFEQGLTDEIQLGLGGETFTSLDNVYERTTNIYGLQSLRDEKNVVGKKRKVLNVRENQGNFKRNMNENRNGNGNGNYRGGNSQGHNNRRQSVRRYHCKRCNNNHPGKNCKGELVTCNYCQKRGHREFECFTKHRKEQNSNGGGNQVRFNQSGGQNSKPGGAQNNQENYNKPANDNNNQNKAPGKPFMMARNEAEHSADVVHGGEFSLGDF, from the exons atggggagtatgaccatcgctgaatattatagcaaatttatagcgctgtcggagtttgcacctgaggttgtagccacagaagagataaaggctcagaggtttgagcaagggttgaccgatgagatccagttaggattaggtggagaaacctttacatctttagataatgtgtatgagagaaccactaatatttatggtttgcagtcctTAAGGGACGAGAAAAACGTTGttgggaagaaaagaaaagtgtTAAATGTccgggaaaaccaagggaatttcaagaggaatatgaatgagaataggaatggaaacggaaatggaaattatcgaggaggaaacagtcaggggcacaacaataggagGCAATCCGTGAGAAGGTAtcactgcaagaggtgcaacaataatcaccctggtaagaattgcaaaggagaattagtgacctgcaactattgtcagaaaagggggcatagagagtttgagtgcttcactaagcacaggaaggaacaaaatagtaatggaggtgggaaccaagtgaggtttaaccagtctggaggccaaaattcaaagcctggaggggcacaaaacaatcaagagaactataataaacctgcaaatgataacaacaaccagaataaggctccaggaaaaCCGTTCATGATGgctagaaatgaagctgaacattctgcagacgtagttcatg gtggagaattctctttaggcgacttttaa